Proteins found in one Kwoniella bestiolae CBS 10118 chromosome 1, complete sequence genomic segment:
- a CDS encoding thioredoxin: protein MAPNITEIGSTSQFDSIIRSLPPNQLLVIDFHAVWCGPCHAIAPVLEQLSNTYKHVKFVKIDVDRQAQLAQRFQVRAMPTFKFLKGGREVDELRGASPPQLNALVSKHAGTPAAASNTQASSSSSTVKSSTPSESTGSLLKHIVSNGLSCLNESSDHPLSSIVGPNPGPRGTSYLESDVDAELLISIPFQDQVKLKSITIFSAISPSQAPKSIKLYINTPNIDFADAENLNPAQEIELTSEQVKGEKIDLRFVRFQNVRSLHILVKDNQEDEETTRIDSIDIFGASGDTSAEKPAAQQGGGGGSMLERLMGKS from the exons ATGGCCCCGAACATCACGGAGATCGGGTCGACTTCTC AGTTCGACAGTATCATCAGAAGTTTACCGCCAAACCAACTTCTCGTCATAG ACTTCCACGCC GTCTGGTGCGGTCCTTGTCATGCTATTGCCCCTGTTCTAGAACAACTCTCCAACACC TATAAACATGTGAAATTTGTT AAAATTGATGTAGATAGACAAGCTCAACTTGCTCAAAGGTTTCAAGTCAGAGCTATGCCTACCTTCAAATTCttgaaaggaggaagagaggtcGATGAG CTTCGTGGAGCATCTCCCCCTCAACTCAACGCCCTTGTATCCAAACATGCTGGTACCCCCGCCGCCGCCTCCAACACCCaagcctcttcttcctcttccaccgtCAAATCCTCTACTCCCAGCGAAAGCACCGGTTCTCTGCTCAAGCATATCGTTTCCAATGGGTTATCATGCCTGAACGAATCGTCTGATCACCCTCTATCTTCGATTGTGGGACCCAATCCAGGACCAAGGGGAACATCATACCTCGAGTCAGACGTTGATGCGGAGTTGTTgatctccatccccttccagGATCAAGTCAAGTTAAAATCTATCACCATATTCTCAGCCATCAGTCCCTCTCAGGCACCTAAATCGATCAAATTGTACATCAATACCCCAAACATCGACTTTGCAGATGCTGAGAACCTCAATCCAGCTCAGGAGATCGAGTTGACCTCTGAACAGGTCAAAGGTGAAAAGATCGATTTGAGATTCGTTAGATTCCAAAATGTCAGGAGTTTACATATACTGGTCAAGGATAAtcaggaggacgaagagacTACTAGGATTGATTCTATCGATATCTTTGGTGCTT CCGGAGACACGAGCGCTGAGAAGCCTGCGGCACAAcaaggtggtggtggaggatctATGCTGGAGAGACTCATGGGCAAGAGTTAG